The Bacteroidia bacterium genomic interval ACATATCCTGCTAAATGATATTCCTCAGCGAGCCAATCTGACGATGATGTGGCAGCCTGCTTTTGAGGGAGAATATCCAGGGGTATTTGAGATGTTGAGGAATCTGCCTGTTTGACCCTTAACCCCTCCGCGCGGACCAACCTCCCCTTATTCCAGGGAATAAGGGGAGGAGCGCCGGTCCGGATTCACAAAAATTGCCGCATGTGCGTTGTTTCCCTTTTTCCCCACGAAAAAAGGAAAGGGGGGATGTGGAGAAGAGTTCAAAAGAAGTTTCATTTCCAATTTTGACGACTATCATATACCTCGTATACAATAACTTTTTCCCCTTCAAGCGAATAGAGAATAATCGACTGAGGTTGTTTCAATATTGCTCGCCGGATTTTTTCTTCAGAGGTGCCCAGGTACTGCCATTTCCCAGGATATTCCTGAATATCTTCCAAGCAATCCCAAAGAGCCTCAAGAAAATCGGAACCCTTTCCTTTTCTCGAGTTTTCATGAAATGTAAAAATGGCTTCTATCTGTTCAACAGCTAAATCAGATAGACTAAGCTTGTTTCCGGGCATTAAGTTTTGCTTTGGCTTCTTTAAGACTTATCGTCTTCATTTCACCTGAAAGCACCTTAGACCGGGTAATAAGTGCATGCTTGAGCAATTCCTGTTCAACTTCCGGAGAAAGTGGACTACCTTCTTCCGTTTCCAGCAAAGCCGCGGAAATATCTTTGATCAGCATGAGACACTCCTCTTTAGAAAGGCCTGCAGCAAGCTCAAGGATTTGAAGGTAATTTTTGCTCATGTTTCAATATACGATTTTAAAGGGAGAAAGATTATCTAATTGTAGAGGAACCCCTCGGCGCAGGCAAAGCTCCCCTTTTCGTTGAAAAATGGGAAGAGTGCAGGTCAGGCAGCTTAGAAATTGCCGCATGCAAGTTATTTCCATTTTTCCCCACGAAAAAGGGAAAGGGGGCTTGTGTGGAAGGGTTCAAAATAACCCATTTGGCCAGCGGGCGCATTCCCATTTCAAGGGGAATGGAGATTGCGTGATGAGGTCAATTCAGATCTTCCGAAACCTTCGAATAAATTCATTCATCTCCTTAAAATCCACCTTTCCACGAGCGCCTTTCAGGTACTCCGTAATCGCCAAAGCCTTATTGAGTCGAATCGCCGAAGTTTTAGGTTTTCCGATCATGAAGAGCAGACTTCTTTGTTTTCCCGGAGTCAAGGCATGAAAAAGTTTATCAGCCTCAGGATCTTGCTGGAGCAAAACCTCCATCTCTTCCGGCATGGGCAGTCCGTATTTGCTTTCATCGGGCCAAAGCTCCATCTCGATGCTGTCTCCAATTTCTAAGTGGAATTTTGTGCGGATTTCTTTATTAATATTGATGAAATAGCGTCCGTCTCCTTTAGGCATAAGAGCACAGGAAAATTCATGCTCCTCATTGATTTGGCAGACCAATCGTTTGATGTCTTTCCCCAGAAAAAATTCACTCACCTCCTCTGGAACCATACAGTGAAATCCCCACAAGGGAGAATTAAATTTGTTGAGCACCGCTTTGAAAGACTTTTTCATCAGGAAAAAATTGAGCCATAAATTTACACATAAGAAGACTACCCAGTCCACTCCATCTTTTGCAGAATAATTGGAGTTTGTGGGTAGTCGGGCTAATACCCGGATTTATGTATCCGAAAGCATGAGCATTTACACAATTGAACACAATGTCTTAGCTGGTGACTTTCTTTTTGTTTTTGAGCCTGTCGCGGATATCGGAGAGTTTTTCATCCAACAAAAGCTTCCCATCCTCAAAGACTTTGCGCATCGCTCCTCCTTCTTCTTTCCAGCTCACTTGTTCTTTCAGGATAAAACCTTCCTCAGTCTCTTCAACTCGTAGAAGTCCTTTTGCAGATTTCTTGGTTCCATTGTCGGTAACAGGATCTTTGAAAATTTCTCTTCCTTTCCCTTCAACCTCCCCATAGGTAGCCTTCATGGCAAATCCAAAAGTATCGCGAGTATTGTATTGGTAGGTGAAAGAGCCGATACCCAATACTACATTGGTTGATGCAAATCCTTTGGCTTTGAGTCGGGCGCAAATATGCTCTGCCCGCTCCAGGGTAATAGAGTCTCCATAGATAGCCCCAATATGAGGATCGAGTTCTTTGAAGCCTTTCTCATTTACAGTCCCTCCGAAAATGTCCCAAAGCCTTTCAATCACGCCTTTCATTTCACTTTCGCGACTAGCCTGAGGATCGCCACACAGGATGTCAGCAGGATCTCCGCTATCCGGACGTATGACCAATTTTCCCTCTCTCGCCAGGACTTCCGTTTTTAGGGCAGGTAAATATTCGTCCAATACCTTCCATAAATCCCAGGTATCAGAAACCACGGATACCATACCTCCGGGATATACCTCTGTGATCAGTCGCCTGAATGTTTCCATCTCGCCGGCATGACTTCCCATTGACATTACAGAGTGTTCTGTCGCAGCTATGGACCCTCCGACGATATCCAAATCACTGTCAGCCTGATAATAGCTCTCCAAAAAATCTATGGCTGGCAGGGTATCAGTTCCTGTAAAGGATAGAAGATGGCCCGCGGCACTCATCATGGCTGCTTCCAGGCCTGCCATGCCTCGCATGGAGAAGTCATGTCCCTGCCAATCGACAAATTCGGGGATGGAAGAAGTCTCGGCTGCATAGCGATCGAGTATCTCCCGATATTTTTTGGCTAGGGTAGCAGAAGTACAGGGCAACCATACGGTTGTAGAAAGCAAAGTCTCGAAATAATTGGTCAGCCAGAAAAACTCTGGCAAAGTATTGTAGAGCACAAACATGGGAACTTTGACAGGAACAGAGCTGCCTTCTGGCAAAGCTTTGATGCAGATCGGGAGGTATCCCAGATCGTGTAGTGCTCCTATGTGTTCTATGCCTACCTGATTTTCGCCCAGGTAGTTGTTTACCCTTCTGGCATAGGTATACAGAATTTCATGCTTAGGTTTTTTGAAGAAATTTTGTTCAAATTCTTCGAGCAAATATTTTTTGATGAAGTATTGCAGGCCAAAGAATACGACTTCCTGTATATCATTCCTACGGCTTTTTCTTGCCGTCCAGTTTGAATAAACAACTTCCGTTTGAGCAGGGTATTGTCTTCTGTGATCGAGTTTATATCCGTCTGTAAGCGTAAGTGGATTCATGATTTTTTGATTAAAATGATAGCTTGATTTGTTGTAGAAAAGGGCCTTCCTGAAAGTCTCGGATAGAGTTGGTGGTAAAGACTTGTTTGAATTGTGTTTTCAAGGGAGCAAGACCTCTGCTGAAAATTCCGTGAGAAACTGCGAGATAGAGATTAGCTGCCTGTTTTTCTCTAAGCTTTTCGGCCAGGCCGAGGAAGGTGCCCCCTCCGTCGCAAATGTCATCAACGATTAGACAGGCTTTGTTCTGGAGATCTTCAGCATAAACGATGAAGTCCGATAATTTACCCGTGCGTGGATCTCTTTTCTTGGAGCATTCGACTACGGTCAATCCTCCCAGTTTTGCCGCCAGTTTGTGAATTTTTTTTGAGGCTCCAGCGTCCGGAGCAATAAGGATGACCTCTTCCTTGATTCTATTCAGGACTTCCTGAACAAAGGAACTATTGTCTATGCTTTTACAATTGTCGATCAAGGCTGGTGTAACCTCTGAATGAGGATCGAAAATGATGATACGGTTGAGCTGTAGAGAATTGAGGATGTCTGCATAGACTTTTACAGAAAGGGCTTCCCCCCTGATCATCACTCGGTCTTGCCTTGCCCCTGGAAAATAGGGAATGAAGAGGTCGATGGCAGCTACATCCATTCTTTTCAGGGCATCGATGGCCATAAGCAATAGACCAAAATCCTCAAAGGAATTGACTCGCTGACTGATCAATACCGATTCTTTCATCGAAAGGGGAGCATGGATTTTTATGTGAGGTTCACCTCCAGAGAAGGTCAGGGCATCAAAATCAAGTAAACTTGTTTGTTGATCCTGAAAGGGACTAAAGTTTTGAGATAGATTTAAATGCATTTTGCGTATTGTTTACACAAATATACGCGAATATGGTTGTTGGGTTTTGTTATTTGTGTAAAAAATACACAAATAAAATGCAATTGCCTGATTGTCAGCTAGAATTTTTTTTAAAATAGGGGAGGCCAGATTAGAGTATGAGTTGAAAGAGAAGGTTAGCTGGTTAAAATACAGGAACCCCTGTTATCCTGAGTTTGCAAAAGACTTTAGGCTTAACCTATCTGACTTTTCATTTTAGGGTAGTAGAAAGGAAATAACTTGAAGGATTTAGGTCTCTCGACGGAGCTCGGGATGACAGAGAAGGTAACAGAAACCTACCTCCCCTGAGCCATTTTGATATCAAAATGAAAACCTTTGGATTCGAATTCCCGGTATTTCTTTTTGTTGAATTTGTAGAGCTTACCAGGACGGCCACGACCTTCACTGATGATTTTTTCCGTTTCCTCTACAAATTTGAAACTCAATATCTTTTTGCGGAAGTTTCTGCGATCGATCTCATTTCCAAGAATGGTCATGTAGAGATTTTCGAGATCGGAAAAGGGGAATTCTTTTTTTAGGAGGTTGAAGCCGATGGGTTGGTAGTGGATTTTTGCCTGGAGGCGATCCAAGGCTACTTGCATGATCTTGCTGTGATCATAGGCAAGCTTTGGAAGTTTGTTTATACTAAACCATCTGGCATCAGAGGCATCGGTATCTGCTTTGAGGCGGAGGCCTTTGGGATTGACCAATGCGAAATAACTCACACTGATCACTCGCCCTCTGGGATCGCGGTCGAGTTGATCCCCAAAGGTGTACAACTGTTCGAGGTAATCGACCTTAATTCCACTTTCTTCTTTGATCTCTCGCTGAATGGCGTCCATGAGAGATTCATCGGGCAGCATAAATCCTCCGGGCAGGGACCAGATATCCTTAAAGGGACCAAACTTCTGCTTGATCAGGAGTACGAATAATTCTTTGGACTCATAGCCAAAAACAACTCCATCAACTGCAACATTGATCTTATGCCATAAGGTATTTCCGTTCTCTTGCATTACCTACAAATATATAGGCATTCCGCTAAAGAACAAGAAGGCGCCCTGCATGAAGCTACAAGACGCCTTTATTTTCTCACTTTATGATCATTTTCTGAATAAATGCTTTTTCATTCACCCGTAATTGATAGAGGTATATTCCGGGACTGAGTGGTGGGACTTCCCAATCATATTCATATTCGCCTGCCTGCATATCCTGATCAATTAATCGATATAATTCTTTTCCCTGTAGATCATAAATTCTTAAGGAAACAAAGGATTTAGTGGGTATGCTAAAAGGAATCCTCGTCTGGTCCATTGAGACTGGATTTGGATAATTTTGGCCTAATAAGCTAAAGGAAGAGGGCAAGCCTGTCAACTCTTCAATCCCTACACTCATATTTTCTCCATCGCTTCGTAAGATCGTTCCAACTTCTCCGACCAGCCAGCCATTTACAGAATCTCTCATATGCATGCCCCAAATTTGTCCATTAAAGGGGCTGTATTGTTGTGTCCAGTTGCTTCCTCCGTCCGAAGAGTAGAAAATGCTTCCGCCAAATCCAACGGCTGTTACAAAGACATTAGAGAAACCTGCATTTTTATTTCGACCTCGCTGGAGAAATAGGTCGGTGAAATCTATGCTAATATTTCTGGGTGAAATATTTTCCCAGGTCTGACCTGCATCCCCTGTACGGAGAATCACGCCTTTATTCCCCGCTGCCATACCTATACTATCATCCAGAAATGAGACGGAAGTCAGCCATTCCTGGGTGCCGCTATTTTGAGGAGTCCAGCTATTGCCTGAGTCTTTAGTTCTCAAAATTCTTCCTATTCCTCCCACAACAAAAGCACAGGAGTCATTGGGCATGCTTACATCCAGCAGCCATTCATTGACATTGCTATTCTTTTTGCTCCAGTTCTTGCCACCATTTTTGGTACAGTAGATTATCCCATTTAATCCAACAGCTGTCCCATTGAGAGAATCGGAAAAGGTAATGCCGAATAATTTGAAAGGGGAGGGAATAGGTTGAGGAGTCCAGCTTAAGCCACTATCAGAGGATAAAAAAATACGGGCTGAATCTCCAAATGTTCCTCCAGCTGCCCAGAATTGGGTTGTTGGAGAATTCTCGGTAGTACCGATTGCTTCAAAAGGATCGATCGTTCCCGCATTGATGGAATTCCAGGCTTCTCCTCCATCTGAAGTACGAAGAATAGATCCAAACCTTCCGACGGCGATTCCAAAAGAATCATCCAGAAAGGCGACATCATTGAGTTGGGGAAAGAATCCATTTTGGAGCGTACTAAAAGTTGTGCCGCCATCATCTGTTCTAAACATGCCTCCAAAACCTCCGCCAAAGTATCCCCTCGTACTATCAGGGAAAATTACTGTATTAATATCTCTATTGATGGGGCTGACGATTTGGGTCCAGCTGTCTCCGCAATTATTGGTCCTCAGGAGTACCCCTCCTGGTCCCGTAGCAAATCCATCATCATCTGTGAAGAACCAGACATCTTTTAGAGCTACAGTTACAGGGAAAATGGGGGTATTCCAGCTGCTCCCGCCATTGGTGGTGCTGACGATCGTGCCTCGATTTCCGACGAGGACAGCTTTCGCAGGATTTTTTTTCGGAATAAAAACCGAATTGAAGGAGAAATTGGCAAGATTGGGATCTTGTCCAAAGGGGCTAAAACTTATACCTGAGTCTGAAGTCGTTATGATAGGAGGCCCACCAAATGGCGGAAAGGAATCTCCGACGATCATCCCAAAGTCAGGGCTTGGAAAAAAGACATCATTGAGATTGGAGCCTAAGCCAGGAAAGGGCTGATAAGCCCAATTTTCGCCCCCATCAAATGAACGCAGAATTGTTCCTGAATCTCCAACAGCAATGATGATGTCTTTGGTCAGAATATCTACCCCATTGAGATCTTCCCCTCTTCCACTTATGAGTTTTCTCCAGCTTTCTCCGCAATCCGTAGTTTTAATAATAACTCCATCTGCCCCAACTGCATAAGCGGTATCCGGGCCAAAGGAAGCTATGGCAAGCAGATTCCCCCGTATGCCTGTATTGATCCTTTTCCAACTCTGTCCTCCATCTGTACTTTTTAAAACAGTGCCGGCATCACCCACCATCATAATGACATCTTTAGAAGGACTTTCACTGTCATTGATTCGATTGCCTGAGGGAAAAGGGTTTTGCCAACGCCAGTTTTGTTGGGCTGGTAAGGAGAAAGAATATGTAAGTAGAAAACTGATGCAGAGGTAAGCTATTCGTTTCATCTCTTGTGATATTAAGGTGTATTAGGGCTCTGCTGACGAAAGTCGTGCAAAAGCCCTTTACCTTCAATCACTCAGATGAGGGATTTTTCAGGGGGAATGAAGAAGAATTTATGAAAAAGGGATTCTCTGCAGAATGGAATTACCCCATTTGGGGGACTTAGGCCTTAGCAGGCATGGCAAAATTCTTTTCCCATTGCGCTCGATTTTTATAAAAGATAAAACCACCAATAGCCATAACAATTCCTGTACCTATACCTACCATACCAAAAAAAGGAGTTTCGGGAATCCTAACCATACTTTCGGCAACAAAAGCTCCATATAATCCCATCACCGACCAGTACATAAATCCAATATGCAGATTGATCCAGCCAGGATTATGTCTGAAGAAAAAAGCAGGGATCATACCGGCTAATAAGGTTAGACTACTTATAACGGCAGCAATATGAAAAAGGCCAAATCCCCCAAATAGGCGATAGATCATAAATGCTGTAGCTACCACACCGACCATCGAAAGGCAATACAGATAGCCTATTTGCTTATGTCTTTTTGTTCCTTTCTTCATGGCGAAAACCAGGGTTCCGCTAATCACAGAAATGAGGGATACAATCAGATGTATCAAGCCAATATTGTCATGGGTAAGGTGTGAGAGCATTTTTTTCAGGATTTGGAATTGTGCCTCAGCTTTTCAAGTTGGAGAAATAAGATACCGATGCAAGCAGCAATTAAGGAATAAAATAAAATGAGGGCATCCAAATCTTCTGTGGGGATTTTCAGGCAGAGGAAAAAACCGATCAGCATACTGAATCCTGACACAATGCCTATGAAGACATAAAGGGGACCGAGTTTTTGGATATTCTTCATGAGTGTTTTCAATATGTGTTAAAGAGTTTTGACAAAAAGAAAGGGTTGGAATTGAAGGAAAATTTGTGGCGGGATTTTGGACCTTGGAAACTTGCTGATGTCTTTAAAACAGGAGATGTAGATTTTCCGTATTTTGGAACGGTAAAGCCAATATAAGATGGATCAATTCAGATCATTTGTGGAGTATGTACTCATTAGCTATGAAGGCTATGAACTCAAAGTTGCGCAAGTACTTTGGGTGATTGGGATCGTATTGGGTACCTGGATTTTGCTGCGGTTTGGGAAATGGTTTATGAAAGGGCGTTTTCTGCTGGTTCGGAAACTGGCAGCTTCCTCAAAGGCAAGGCATAGAGGATTGTGGGCTTATCGCATTTTTCTGGTTGGGGGAGCGATTTTATTAGGCTTAGATGTCTTGGGGATTAAACTCAGCGAATTGCTGAATTTTACGGTACTACCTCTGGGAAATGAGAAAAGTATTCGGGTCGGGAATGTGATCTTCGGGATAGTTCTCCTTTTACTCACCCGTTATCTGGTTACTAATTTCCATCGCTTTTTTATTGAGCAAGGGAAAGCAAAACGCCTGACCATGGATCAGGGACGACGGATGGCCATCTATCAGATTTTCCAATACCTGGCTTACCTTCTGGCAGTAATCGTTATTATTTCCTCTTTGGATGTGGACCTGAGAGCGATCCTTGTGGGCTCCGCTGCCTTGTTTGTGGGTTTGGGTCTGGCCTTGCAAAATACGTTTGCAGATATCCTGAGTGGGGTCTTGATCCTGTTTGATGGAACCATAGAGGTAGGAGATTGGCTAGTGATTAAAGGAAGAAATATAGAAGGAGAAGTAAAGGAAATCCGCTTGCGAACTACTATAATAGAAACCCTGGATTCTTCCAGTATCATTGTTCCCAATCGCATGTTTTCCGATTCTGATATCCTCAACTGGAGTTATAATGATAGAGAAACGCGTTTTTCAGTTGATGTAGGAGTGGCTTATGGATCTAATCTACAGCAGGTTCGAAAAGTTCTGAAATCCTGTGCCGAAAATCATGGACGGGTCATGAAAAACCCGGAACCCAAAGTTCTATTTATCAATTTTGGAGAATCTTCTCTGGATTTCCAATTGGTCTATTGGCTGGAGGATTTCAAGGACCATCAAAGCGTCGAAAGTGATATCCGCTTTATGATCGATTCTGATTTCCGCAGGAACAACATAACGATACCTTTTCCACAAAGAGACCTTCATATCATTACCGATGCGACTTTGCCGGAGGAATTGATAGAGGTGCAGGAAGAGGAAGAGCGGAAGATTCCGTAAGATGTTAGGGAGGTGTTTTAGTGTTATAGTGCGGAAGTTAGCTGCTTTTAACTATAACACAGCCGGACTACAACACTTCAGAATATCCCAACAAAAAACTCCCCATCTTAGAAAGGGAGTTTAGGGCATTATAGACATCATGGTGTTTGCACTGGGGCTTGCGCCCTGGATTACATATGCTTGTTTGTAAATTCTTCTGCTTGGAGGGGAAAGGATGGAGATAGCTAGAAGCTATCTCCTATAGGGTCCTCCAAATCAAAATCCAATTCTTCCAGATCATCTGTGTAGAAATTTTCTACTTCCAGGAGATCGACCTCAAAGGCTTCCGCAAAGTCTTGTTGCAGTGCCTCCTT includes:
- a CDS encoding DUF1905 domain-containing protein, with amino-acid sequence MKKSFKAVLNKFNSPLWGFHCMVPEEVSEFFLGKDIKRLVCQINEEHEFSCALMPKGDGRYFININKEIRTKFHLEIGDSIEMELWPDESKYGLPMPEEMEVLLQQDPEADKLFHALTPGKQRSLLFMIGKPKTSAIRLNKALAITEYLKGARGKVDFKEMNEFIRRFRKI
- a CDS encoding nicotinate phosphoribosyltransferase; translated protein: MNPLTLTDGYKLDHRRQYPAQTEVVYSNWTARKSRRNDIQEVVFFGLQYFIKKYLLEEFEQNFFKKPKHEILYTYARRVNNYLGENQVGIEHIGALHDLGYLPICIKALPEGSSVPVKVPMFVLYNTLPEFFWLTNYFETLLSTTVWLPCTSATLAKKYREILDRYAAETSSIPEFVDWQGHDFSMRGMAGLEAAMMSAAGHLLSFTGTDTLPAIDFLESYYQADSDLDIVGGSIAATEHSVMSMGSHAGEMETFRRLITEVYPGGMVSVVSDTWDLWKVLDEYLPALKTEVLAREGKLVIRPDSGDPADILCGDPQASRESEMKGVIERLWDIFGGTVNEKGFKELDPHIGAIYGDSITLERAEHICARLKAKGFASTNVVLGIGSFTYQYNTRDTFGFAMKATYGEVEGKGREIFKDPVTDNGTKKSAKGLLRVEETEEGFILKEQVSWKEEGGAMRKVFEDGKLLLDEKLSDIRDRLKNKKKVTS
- the prs gene encoding ribose-phosphate diphosphokinase — protein: MHLNLSQNFSPFQDQQTSLLDFDALTFSGGEPHIKIHAPLSMKESVLISQRVNSFEDFGLLLMAIDALKRMDVAAIDLFIPYFPGARQDRVMIRGEALSVKVYADILNSLQLNRIIIFDPHSEVTPALIDNCKSIDNSSFVQEVLNRIKEEVILIAPDAGASKKIHKLAAKLGGLTVVECSKKRDPRTGKLSDFIVYAEDLQNKACLIVDDICDGGGTFLGLAEKLREKQAANLYLAVSHGIFSRGLAPLKTQFKQVFTTNSIRDFQEGPFLQQIKLSF
- a CDS encoding NUDIX domain-containing protein — protein: MQENGNTLWHKINVAVDGVVFGYESKELFVLLIKQKFGPFKDIWSLPGGFMLPDESLMDAIQREIKEESGIKVDYLEQLYTFGDQLDRDPRGRVISVSYFALVNPKGLRLKADTDASDARWFSINKLPKLAYDHSKIMQVALDRLQAKIHYQPIGFNLLKKEFPFSDLENLYMTILGNEIDRRNFRKKILSFKFVEETEKIISEGRGRPGKLYKFNKKKYREFESKGFHFDIKMAQGR
- a CDS encoding YCF48-related protein — encoded protein: MKRIAYLCISFLLTYSFSLPAQQNWRWQNPFPSGNRINDSESPSKDVIMMVGDAGTVLKSTDGGQSWKRINTGIRGNLLAIASFGPDTAYAVGADGVIIKTTDCGESWRKLISGRGEDLNGVDILTKDIIIAVGDSGTILRSFDGGENWAYQPFPGLGSNLNDVFFPSPDFGMIVGDSFPPFGGPPIITTSDSGISFSPFGQDPNLANFSFNSVFIPKKNPAKAVLVGNRGTIVSTTNGGSSWNTPIFPVTVALKDVWFFTDDDGFATGPGGVLLRTNNCGDSWTQIVSPINRDINTVIFPDSTRGYFGGGFGGMFRTDDGGTTFSTLQNGFFPQLNDVAFLDDSFGIAVGRFGSILRTSDGGEAWNSINAGTIDPFEAIGTTENSPTTQFWAAGGTFGDSARIFLSSDSGLSWTPQPIPSPFKLFGITFSDSLNGTAVGLNGIIYCTKNGGKNWSKKNSNVNEWLLDVSMPNDSCAFVVGGIGRILRTKDSGNSWTPQNSGTQEWLTSVSFLDDSIGMAAGNKGVILRTGDAGQTWENISPRNISIDFTDLFLQRGRNKNAGFSNVFVTAVGFGGSIFYSSDGGSNWTQQYSPFNGQIWGMHMRDSVNGWLVGEVGTILRSDGENMSVGIEELTGLPSSFSLLGQNYPNPVSMDQTRIPFSIPTKSFVSLRIYDLQGKELYRLIDQDMQAGEYEYDWEVPPLSPGIYLYQLRVNEKAFIQKMIIK
- a CDS encoding mechanosensitive ion channel, giving the protein MDQFRSFVEYVLISYEGYELKVAQVLWVIGIVLGTWILLRFGKWFMKGRFLLVRKLAASSKARHRGLWAYRIFLVGGAILLGLDVLGIKLSELLNFTVLPLGNEKSIRVGNVIFGIVLLLLTRYLVTNFHRFFIEQGKAKRLTMDQGRRMAIYQIFQYLAYLLAVIVIISSLDVDLRAILVGSAALFVGLGLALQNTFADILSGVLILFDGTIEVGDWLVIKGRNIEGEVKEIRLRTTIIETLDSSSIIVPNRMFSDSDILNWSYNDRETRFSVDVGVAYGSNLQQVRKVLKSCAENHGRVMKNPEPKVLFINFGESSLDFQLVYWLEDFKDHQSVESDIRFMIDSDFRRNNITIPFPQRDLHIITDATLPEELIEVQEEEERKIP